The DNA region GGGAGTTGGTCAACACCGTGAAATCCGAGACCAATGACCAACTGCTATTAATCTTCAAACGCTCCAAGTGATCCCCAGGGGAACGTCGGCAAAACCACCTGCACCCGACGCCCCTACTTCCCTGCAAGCCGCTTGCGCGCAGCAGCAACCGCGGCCTCAATCACGCCCTCCTCTCCCTGAAGTTGGCTCAGCACTTCGGCGTCCGCAGGGCCACCGAGGCGACCGATCGCATAAACCGCAGCTTTGCGCAGAACAAGCGGCGTCTCATTCTCCGTCGCCAGCGCGCGCACCAAAGGCAGCACCCGAACGTCCCCGCTATCGACCGCCACATGGATCGCGGTCACCCTTGCCGCGGTGGAGGCCCGCTCCGACTCCGCCAACCGCAGTGCGCTATCGTCCGTCGGCCCGTCATTCTCACACCCCATCATCAACGCCGCCCCCGCCACCGGATCGAAGGGCTCCGCAGCCAGCCGGCTCATCATCGCATCGACCCGAGCTGCCAGCGAGCTATCGCCAACCCGATGGCGAACCATTCCCAAATGCTGCAGCGCGTAGACCCGCAGCACCTCGTCGTCGCTCGTTTCCACTATCCGCAGCAGCACGTCCACCATTGGTGCCACATCCGCCGTGGGATCCGCGCGCAACCAGTTGAGCCAATCGTTGACCCGCTCGTGCCACTCGCCCCGACTCAAGCCATCCGGCATCCCATTCCCGAGCAACTGGATCACCGCCGCTCGGTCATCGGCTGATAAGACCTCCCCGCCCCGCAGTGCGCGCACCACAAGCCCCCCCGCGAATGAGTGCGCCTCCCCACCTCCAGCATGGGTGACCTCATCCACCACAACGGCTGACGCCAACGCCCGCGGCTTACTCCGTTCCCCAGGCTCTACGACCAGTTCCGGTCCATCCACGCACCGAGCCCCGTCATTTCCGCACCCCACCAGCCCCGCAAGCAACATCAACACGACACAACAACGAACACACATAACAACACAACGAAACCAACACTCATTGCATTAGATCCTGGCTTTCCGCCACACCCATCGCCCCGGACGGTGGGGACACCGTCACTCCACCGCGCCAGCGCACCAATGGAGGTTCGACGTCCCCGTCGACAGATAAGCTCACCGAGCGCAGCGAGCACACTCCACCTAACACACACGCCCTCTCCACTCGGACGGTGAGGACACCGTCACTCCACCGCGCCAGCGCACCATGGAGGCTCGACGTCCCCGTCGACTATCAACCGCTCGCGCGCAGCGCGCATTTCTCATCTAGGGTTACACTCCCCCCCCCGCTAGCCCACACTTAGCGCCAAAGGTCCCTCCCATAACGAATACTGCGACAATTCCAAACCCCGTGGATTTCGCCTGATATATCTTACAACCCGCTGAAAATGGGCTCTGTCGCGAATCATCCGATCAAAGTAATTCTTCTGCCAAATCGCACCTCGACCAATCCGATGGGACGAAGCCCCTTTCCACGCTTTGATCACCGTACCGATTTGCTCATGAGGAGAGAACACAAGATGCACGTGATTTGGCATGATCACCCAAGCGTGAAGTGCAGCGACAACGCCGTGTCCACGCATGAACACATCCTCAAGGATCGCGCGGACTTTTGGGTCTCTCAAACAACATTCGCCCAACCCTTGGTCCAACACACCATCCAACTTTTGATGGAAGAGCTCAAAATACTCTGAGGACTCTGCCTGTGACCACGGCTGTGGATGATGTGCGACCCACTCGTCTCGCTCTCTCTTAATCGAACGTAGCAAGCTCTGTGGAATCGAATCGGCAAGCCGAAACGTTACAAACTGCATCACATCATCTTGCTGCCAGTGCGGAAGCTTCCCGGCCTCCGCCTTGTGGATCTCTTCATAAGGATTGAGATAGCGAGACATGAGAAAGAAGCTAACCAACTCGAAGCATCCTAACAAGGAATCGCACATCCCGCGAGACGATGAGCCGCCAATCCCCACTCACCTCCTCCCCCGATACGGTGAGGAGTCTCCCATGCCCGAAATCGCCTCCGACGAGCGCAGCGAGCACACGCACTTCGCCGACATCCCCCGACGGTGAGGACACCGTCACTCCATTTTATCGATCCACAAAACGGAAGTTCGACCCAACATCGGCGGGACTGGCGTCGGCACTAACGAACGCAGCCCCCCCGACACTGAAGACACCGTCACGCCCGTCAATGGAGGTTCGACGTCCCCGTCGACATCGCCCCGAACGAGCGCAGCGAGCACACGCACTTCGCAGCCATCCCCCCGACGGTGAGGACACCGTCACTTCATTGTATCGCCCCACTAAACAAAAGCTCGCCTCAGCAGCGGCGGGATTGACGTCGGCACTAACGAGCGCAGCCGGCACACACATTCTTCAACTCCCCCCCGACACTGGAGACACCGTCACGCCCGTCAATGGAGGTTCGACGTCCCCGTCGACATCAACTCGAACGAGCGCAGCGAGCACACGCACTTCGCAGCCATCCCCCGACGGTGGGGACACCGTCACTCCATTACACCTCCCCTACAAACAGAAACAGGGAGAGCCGAAGCACTCCCTGTTCTAAAACGTTCGCTGTGTCTCTGCTTAGTCGAAGAGCACTTTGTTGATCTTCTCCTTCACTGGGATTGCACGGCGCACTTCCGGATCGGGATCGTCATTCACTTGTCCCTCCCAGATCGGCAGCGGCTCCTCCTTGGTTTGAGCGCGTGGATCAACGAATCTCAGGATCTCCTCCTTGCCCGGGCCGCGATCAGTTTCCGCCAGGTTAGCGGCGTCGAGGTCTTCCTGGCTGTCGATAATCCGCGGCTGAATGAAGAACATCAGCTCCTCGCGGCGCACGTCGGTACGCGTGGTGGAGAACAAATACTTCACCAGCGGGATGCTCTTGAGCACCGGCACGCCCGAACGGGTCTTCTGTTCCGATTCGGTGATCAAGCCCCCGAGCAACACAGACTGACCGTCTTCGACCGTCACCGTGGTGACCAGCTCCTGGGTGGCAATGGTCGGGATATCGTTACCGCCCACGTTCGTGCTTCCGGAGATGTTATCGTTCACCTGGTAGATCTGCAGACGCACCTGGTTGTCCGAGTTGATCAACGGTACGACCTCCAAGCGCAGCACCACATCGCGGTACTGGATGTTCGAGGTCACCGCGCCATCGTTCACGCCGCTGTTGATCGACGTCAGAGTCGAGGTCGGAACCGCAATACGCTGACCGGACTGGATCACCGCGGTCTGGTTGTTGGCGGTGTAGACCACCGGGCGCGAGAGCACCTTGAACTTCCCGGTGTTCTCAAGGAAGCGCACGTAGGTGCTGAGACTTCCGGCAAACCGTCCGTAGAGCGACAACCCCGCGGCATCAGGGAAATTCGCAATGTCCGTCAACGTGTCTGTATCCACGATCCCGGCGCCCGAGTTCGTGCGCATCTGCCCGGCCACATTGATCTCCGGGTTCCCGTTCACATTCTCCAACGTACGCAGTGCATCCACTCCGTACTCCAATTGGTTGCCCAGCGTCATCTGTCCGACAATCGTTGCCAGATAGATCTGACGTGGACGGATGTCCAACTGATCCATCAACCGCTCGGCAAGTTCGATCGTCTCCGGCGGGCCCGAGACAATCAACGCATTGCGCTCGTTGTCCGAGATCAGCAAAGTCTTGCCAACCACAATCGAAGTCGCACCGACAGGCACCGGCACATCATTCGAGCCGAGGCTGATCGACCCACGGTTGCCACCGGTTCCACCGGAACCAAGACCACTGCCGCCACCAATTCCTCCTGTCTGGCTGCGCCCGCCGGCATTACTCCCCATGCCTGCACCGCGGCTACCAGAGCTTTGAGACCCGGCAGATCCCTGCTCGGCGGTTTCACCGGTCTCTCGGGAAATCGCGTCGGCAATCAACGGCAACACATTGGAGGCGCTGATGTGGTTCAACTGTCGCTGCAAGAACGTGCGAGCTTTGTTTGGTGCGTCAAACTCCGCCACCAACGACTCGACATACGCCACATCCACCGGGCGGGCCATCACCAGGATGCGGTTGGTGCGCGCATCCGGAATCACCTTGATCGGAGGTGCCACACCCACCGGGTTGGTCACAATATTCGACTGCGGCTGCTGGGGACGCCCGCGCCGCCCACGACGATCCCTTGGGTCGGGCTGTTGTTGGTTCATCTGCCGCCCCGAAACAGACGCCGCTTTGGTCACCGAGTTCTGCTCACCCAGTACCTCCTGCAACAACTCCGCCACCCGCTCGGCATCCGCGCGCTCCAACTGAATGAACTTGCGGTCAATCTGTGCCGACGGCTTGTCAATGTTCTCACGGATCACCTGAAAGCGCCGGATCAACGACACATTCTCCGTTATCACCAACGCCCCGGAGTTTGGCACCACCGCCATCGTTCCGTACGAGTGCAACTGCCCACTCGCCTGAAACACCTGCATCGCCTCTTCCGCGGTGATGTGGTTGAAGTTCATGATGTAGGTGATCACCTCATCGGTCTTCGGCAAAGGCATCTGGTCATTATAAACCGCAGCCCCCTCACCTGCGGGGTTCTTCCCCCCTACGGCGATCAGCTTGAGTGTCCCCTGGCGGCTGGTCGGGATGAACGCGTAGCCGTTCATCAGCAACGTCTCTTCGATAAACGCGACGGCCTCCGACTTCTTCACCGGACCGGCCAACACGATGCGCACATTGTTATCCGCAATGTCCGTATCCAGGATCACCCGGTTGCCGGTGTACTTCTGATAGATGGGAAGCACCACACGGATGATACTTGCGTTCGGGAACATAATCCCGTCCTGCAGAACTTCTTCCTCCTCCACCTGCCCCGCGGCCGGAGCCACTTGCGCATGCACCTCGTTCAGGCCGGAGGATGCCAGCATCCCAAGCGCCAAACAGGCAACGGTCACTCTCGTCAGGCGGGACGGGTTGAATCGGTTCAATATCATCATGATGGTCAATGGGTTGAGCGCCGCAGCAATCTGCCACGCGTCATAGCGTAAATCGGTGGTCGGGTCGAGCCAGCAATCGCCAGCGGAATCTCCCGCCGGCAATCTAGTCACGCCCCGTAAAGGTTAATCGTTTGGTTGGTCTTCCTCGACCTCGGGAACGTCAGCGACCTCCGCCTCCAACGGTTTGTAGTAAAGCCGCATCTCCACATCCGCGACGATCTGGCTTTGTTCTTTCTTATCGGGCTGCACGCGCAACGCACGTACGACCTGCAGACGCTCAGGGTCATGAAACGCCATCAGGCTCTGGTAAATGTTTTCTTCGGTATCGGTAATGGTTGCAGTCATCCGCGCCTGCTCGAACCCACTTTCCGAAATCACGTCGAGAAACTTCACATCATCCAACCGCACCCCGCCGCGGCTCGCCGCTTCCTGCGCTCGGTTGAGCAGCATCGAGGACGCATTGGCCAGTGTCATCGACGGAACGTTGCGCTCCTTGAGCCATTCGCGCACGGCCACCACCTCGGCCCGCCACACTTTGAGATACTGCTCATCACGGTCCTTCCGCATCCCAGCCTCCTCGATGCGCTGCTTCGCTTTCGCCTTTTCCTCATCCGCCCACGACCACACCAACCACGTCGCAATCCCCATCCCTATCAGGATAGTCAGTATCAACAGTCGGCTCTCTCGTGCGGTCATGAAGGGTATCAGGCTGGAAAATAAATTGGTCGCGCAGAATCAGATCTGCGGAGCAGGTTCGGCGTCGGTCACCGGGATCGTGTAGGTTCCTTTGAAACTAAAGGTCGCCGTGTTGTCGCGCGTGTTCGTCGGGTTCGGCGTCTCCCATTCGTAATCGACGAACTGACGCGATGCCCGCAGGTTCTCGCCGAAGCGGATCGCCTCATCAGGGCGCGCCGCGGTGCCTTTGATCGACAGGTTGCGCGCGGCATCCAAACGAAAGTCAGTAAAACGCACCGTGGCCGCCGGCTTCAGCGCATCTACCTGCAGCAGCACATAGGGCGGGAACGCCTGCTCGCTCAACACAAAGTCCACGCCCCGGATCTTGCTCTCGGCTTCTTTCAACGCCTGAACCTCCGGTGCATTCACTGCGGCAGCCTCCTCGGCAGCATCGGCATCAGCCCGCAGCGCGTAGACCGAGAAAACCGTGAACCCCAACACACCAAGCCAGGCAACCGCCGCCACTGCGCCGATCCCCGCCAAGCGCTTACGCATGAGGCGGCTCTGCGCCTCCGCCGCCATTCCAGGCGTCGCCAATGCCGGCAGGCCAGCCACCGAAAACGATGCCTCCAGTGAGCGCTCGTCGGTCAATTTACAAGCCAAGCCCAAGGCTTCGGCAATCGGCGCCATCACCGACTCATATTCCTCACGCTCGTCAGCGCCCACCTCGATCACCAACGACTTCAAAAACCTCACACCATCCACCCCGGCCATCCGCAATGACATCAACACACCGGACAATTCCCGCGCTCCGTTCACCGCGGCAAACTCACCACTGCCACATCGCTGGTAGTAAACAGGAGCCGCCCCGACGGTCACGACCATCACCCAGCTCCCCAACTCACGCCGCAGCGTGATCGCGTCTGGTTGGTAGATCAACGCCTCGGTAGGCGACACCACGCACGACGGCGTTACCGCCAGGCTATCCACCCAATCCACTCCATCGCGGGTCAGCGCACTGATCACCGCCACCTCGCTCTTCGGCATGGGATTGACGGAAAACAATTCTACCCCGTCGGCTTCGGCATCCTCGATAATGCCGTCCCCTTCCAGGCGCAGCGCCGCCATTTCTCTCAACGACTCGTCGTCACCCGCACCTCCCGGCACCTGCATTGGCACCGTCACCCAGCTGGCGACCGACGGCATCACCGCCGCACCACCGCCAGCCGACCATCCGCGAGCTTCCGCCGCGGAAAGTTCACGGGTTCGCTGCGCCCCCCGATCACTAACACGCCACAACTCCCAGGACTGAGATCCTGGGAAAAGCAACCAGCGGCAGGTGTCAGGGGATTTCATCATCATTTGGATCGCACCGTAGAGAATATCAGGGGTCTGGGCAACCCCGGCAAACCATCGATTAGTCGGAAAGTTCCGCTAAAACCGTCGTCCGGCCAGGATCTTGTCTAGCCACCACTGTAATTGTGCGCTGCACATTGCCGGAGGCCCCCGTGCTGGTCACCCTCAGCACACTGCCGCGCAGCGAAAAACGCCGCACCACCATCTCGAGCGGCAACTCGGACGCACCAACCGTCGCCACCGCCGCGGGCACGGTCCCAAATTGCAAATCATCCTCGGTCCCTGCAATCCCGTCCTCGCCATTGCGCTCGCTGACAAAGGTCGTCGCATCCTTCATGTTGAACCCACCCACCGCGGCAATCATCTCGGGTGGAGCCTCTGCTATGTTCACCAGCTCGCCTGCATAGACGCTGAACCAATTGCGCCAGTCCGGCCGCACCGCCGCCACCGCGTCCATCCCCATCACCGCCGCCATTTCGTTCAAGTCGGCAAACGGTCGGTTCAATGGCTGCCCTACTCTACCAATAGCCTCGTATTGTTCGGCCTCGGCTCCACTGAGCCCGGGCAAATCATCACCGTCGATCCAGTCACGCATCGCATCCACCACCGACTGCGCCGCATCCTCCTCAAGCCCCCACGCCATGAACAAATCCATCAGCAACGTGTCGTCCCCACGCTGCAGCACGGCATTCGGATTGATCCGCACATCCTCGGACTCCATGACCACATTCCATTCCTCCGTGCGCAAAATACTTTCCTCGCGGCGCATCTCCGGATGCAGCGCCAGCGCCACGCCCTTCCACGCATTCGCCGTCGCGGTCACCTGACCGACCCGCACCACCATCCCGCGCTGTGACACGCTGAGCATCTTGGCGGCGGTCACCACAATCACCGCCAAAACCATCATCAACCAGAAAACCGCCATCAACGCACTGCCGCGCTGACGTGCATGAAGCATCCCATTCGCTCTCATCGCCCCCCTCCTCTCATTCCACCCACAGCCGACCCACGCCGACGCTGGTCCACCGCACCCTGCCCCGGAGGCCGTGCATCCACTTCGATTGGCCGCCCACCGCCACCAGAGCCACCGCCTTGATTGTTCCCTCCAGCAGGACCTCCGCCTGAATTATTGCCACCTCCCTGGCCACCGCCATTGCTTCCTCCACCGGTCGGGATCCCGCCCTGTTCGTCGGCCTGCCACATCGGATGCCTGAACGTCCAGCTGGTGGCGTGGCCATCCGCGGCAATCATGTCCAACCGCAGCGCCGCCGGCTGAACCCGCGCATCGTTCAGCTCCAACGGCACCCATTCCTCTTCCTCGCGCATCAAAATCCACCACTGGGCCGAACTGAGCCCGCCCACCAAATCGATCGCCGCCACCGCATCGCCCGCATCAGGCAATGCCGGATCCTCCAGCCACGAGAGATCCTCGTCGGTCTTGTAATAGTATTCCAACCGCAACGTCACCGCACCATCCACCACCACCGGCCTGAACAGATAACGGTTCACAGACATGCCGTAGCCGCCCAGCGGAAACAACCCGAACGCATCCTCAATCCCGAGCAAATAACCACCATCAGCACCCGACTCAATCGACACATAACTCGCCGCCTGCGGCATACCCTCCAAGTTGTCCCGCAAAACCTGCTCCAACACCGTGGAGCGCATCTCCTCGATCTCCGCTTCCCCAATCGCCGACGACAACCGCATCGTCGCCAACGAAACCCCGACCACGCCGACAATCACCAGAATCGCCACCGCCATGCCGAGCAACACCTCAAGCAAAGTAAAGCCCGCACGCCCACGTTGAGCCGCAGCAGCTTTCATCGGCCACCTCCCCCGCTGGTCACGGCCGACGCCAGTTCCGGAATGTAACGCAAACTCTCGACAGACCACCGCTCGCCGGTCTCGATTTCCACCACCTCCACACGCACGCCAAAGAACCCGGTGAGCACATTGCCTTCGTCGTTGCTCACCTCGGTCGGAAGAATGGCTGTGTTCACGGTGAATCGGCCGTCGAACTCACGCTGGGCTTCCCATCCGTCCTCGGTCATCCAGTCCGACGGCAGCGCCAGCGCCTCGGCCATCGCGGAATCCATCAACTGCGCCACCTCCACCTCACCGGCCCCGTCTTGGAAGTTCCGGGCCATGCCATTGAGCGCCTTGACCATCGACGTCACGGCGATGACGAAGATCGCCAGCGCAAACATCGCCTCAAGCAGCATATAGCCACGCCGCCTCTCAACGGCTCTGGATTCCGGATTTCGCAAAATTCTAACTCATTATGATCCATCGCCGGCTGATCCGGCCAAGCATCCTACAATTCCGACGCCACCTCGATCAGCGCACCCGACACCGGGTCCAACTCGCCAACCATCCAACGGTCGCCATCGCGCAAGCGCACCTGCAATGCCGGAAAAAACGCCCGGTGGTCGACCGTCATCACCACCGGATCACTCAGCCCGCGGAACTCAGACGTCCCCGTCTGCCGCACCTCCAGGGTCACGTCCTCGGGAAGTGCCAGCGACTTGCCGCCAAACTTCGCTCCCTCGCGCGCACCACTGGACGCCACGTTGATCCCCCGTGGGTTGATCGTGATCACCCACGGCTTGCGCGCCTCCATCATCCCGCCACGGGCATGACGGAACGTGGCATCGACATCCGCATACGCTTTCTCAAGCGACTGGCTCTCGCGGCGCACATGCCAGCCCGCACCAAGACCGACGATCACCGCAATGATCGCCAGCGCAATCAACGTCTCGAGCAACGTGAAACCACCGCCGCGCATCCGGCGGGCGGTGGTCGTTTGGCTCGCTCGTTGATTAAAGCGAGTCCTGGCTGCTGATGTCGTCATCGCCTCCTTCTTTTGCATCAGGCCCCCACGAGAAGATCTCATAGGTGGATGAGTCCGAGCGCCCCTGACGACGGTACTGGTATGGGTTCTTCCATGGGTCGAGCGGCACCTCTTTGAGCACCTGCTTCCAGCGCTTCACACCCGATGGCTTGGTCACCAATGCGTCCAACCCTTGCTCGGTCGATGGCAAATACCCACCAGTGTTGATTTCGTAGGTCAGTAGGTCCGCGTTCAGTTTATTGATCGCCATGCGGGCGGCCTCCACCTTGGCGGTGTCCTTGGCTCCACCCATTTTGTAGATACCCGCGCCGATCAGGATGCCGATAATCGCCACCACGAGCAGGATTTCCATCAAGGTGAAGCCCCGCATGCTGCGCAAGCGGCGACGGTTCATTGGTTGTGTAGGTTTCATCATCTTATACTTGGTTATGGATTAGCCGGTGGTCACCGCGGTAACCACATCGAAAATTGCCGTGATCATCATGTAGACCACGCTGCCGACCAAAAGCGCCATTGCGGTGATGATCACCGGCTGGATCAGCGAGGTGATACGCTCGAGCAACACTTCCAGATCACGACGCAATCGCCGCGCCGCGTTGCGCAATGCCTTCTCCAACGAGCCGGTGCGCTCGCCCACCGCCGCCACGTCGATCAGCGCCGGCGAGAACCCACCCACCGCACGCATCGCCGAGGAAAGCGCCGCGCCATCCGCCAGATACTCAATCACTTCATCGAGCTGGCCGCGGAAGTACACGTTGGTCGTCGCGTTGCGCGTCAGCTCGGTCGCCCGCAACAAGGGCAAGCCATTGCCGATCAGGTTGGCGATTGTTTCGGTAAAGAGCAGGTTGAACTCAGCCCACAGCAATTTGCTGATCAGCGGCGTCTTCAGATACACCTCGTCGCGCTGGTCCTTGAGCCCCGGCGCACGGAAAAAATACACCACTGCGGCGATCACCAAGGCGCCCGCTCCTGCCATCCACATCCAGTTCTGCACACAGAAATCCGAGAACCCCATCAGCATCCGCGTCGCGAATGGTGGCGGTTTCTCCGAATCCTCGATCAACGAGGAAATCTCCGGCAGCAGATAGAAAATCATCAACCCCGCGACCAGAATCCCCGCAAAAACCAGAAACGCCGGGTAGATCAACGCCGACGTCACTTTGCGCTTCATGTCACGCATCGTCGTCAGGTACTCGGCCTGGCGCGTCAAGATCGGCGCCAACGCACCACTCGCCTCACCCGCCGTCGCCAGACTGCAGTACAATTCATCGAAACTCGGCGACGCCAGCGTCAGCGCATGGCCGAAACTCGTCCCCTCGGTGATCGCCTCGCGGATGATCTTACAAACCCCGCCCAACGAGGTGGACGCGTGCTGCTTCTCCATCGACGATAGCGCCTGCTCCAAAGTAAGCCCCGCCACCAGGAAGTCCGCCAGATCTTCTGTGAAGACAATCAGTTGGTCGATCTTGAGTTCCAGCGGCCCGTCAGCGGTGACGGCCACAGGTTCCGCGGCGGCGCTTGGTTTGGCTGCGCTGTTGCCTCGTGCCGGCTTGGCTTTCTTCGCAGGTTTCGCAGCCTTGGCGGGTTTTGCGCCGCCTGCCGTTTCCTTCACCCGCTTGGCGGTCAGCCCTTGCTGGGTGAGTTGGCGCACCGCGGCCGCGCGCGACGGAGCGTCGAGCGTTCCACGACTGGCCGCACCACTGCGAGCGACCGCTTCATAGGTAAATGTCGGCATCGCGTTTAACTCATGTCTGTGGTGGTCGCGCTCATCACTTCCTCGATGGTCGTTTCCCCGTCAATCACCTTCTGCCAGCCGTACTCACGCATCGGCACAAACCCCTCGGCCCGCGCCTGCGCATCAATCTCGGCATACCCTTTGCCCTGAATGAGCAAATCCTGGATCGCCTGACTGAGCACGACCACTTCGAAAATCGCCAGTCGCCCGTAATACCCGGTTCCCCGGCAGTGCTCGCATCCCACCGCCACGTGCGCACCGTCGATCACCGCACGCGGAATCCCTTTGGCCCGAGGAAGCTCGTGGCTGCTCTGCGTGTGGTGTGCTTTGCACTTCGGACACAACCGCCGCACCAAGCGCTGGGCCAAAAACGCCCGCACCGAGGCCGACAACAAGAAAGGCTCGACCCCCATGTCGACCAATCGCGACACCCCGCCGATCGCATCGTTGGTGTGCAGCGTGGAGAAAACCAAGTGACCGGTGAGCGACGCACGGATCGCGATTTCCGCCGTTTCCAAGTCACGGATCTCGCCCACCATCACAATGTTCGGGTCGGCGCGGAGAATACTGCGCAGACCCGTGGCGAAGGTGAAATTGATCTCCGGCTTCACCGCCATCTGCATCACACCCTCGAGTTTGTTCTCCACCGGATCCTCGATCGTCACGATGCGTCGGTCGGTGTTGTTGAGCTCGCTGAGGAAACTGTAAAGCGTAGTCGATTTACCAGAGCCGGTCGGCCCGGTCACCAGCACGATCCCGTTGGAATAGGTCAACAACCCGCGCATTGTTTTCTCCAACTCGGGAGCCATCTGCAGCTTGGTCAGACTGAAGCGCTCGGTATTGAGCAATCGCAGGCTGACGCTTTCACCTTCCACGGTGGGAATCGTCGCCACACGCACGTCAATGCTGTTGCCGGCCAGCTCCAGGTGGATACGTCCGTCCTGCGGCAGTCGGCGTTCCGCGATGTCCAGACGCGCCATGATCTTCAAACGCGCGATCACCGCCGACTGCAACGACTTGATCTGCTCGGGCACCGCCACCTCGATCAACCGGCCGTCGATGCGGTAGCGGATGCGCAGGTTGGAACGCAAAGGCTCGACGTGAATATCCGTCGCCCGTTGCTCCAGCGCCTCACGGATGATCTGGTTCACGAACTTGATGATCGATGCCTGTTCGTCTTCCTCGGCGTCAATGCGGCTCGCGTCGTCGCGCATCTCCAAATCCATGGAGCTGACGTCGCGCCCCTCCAAAATCTGCTCGAACGTGTCCGCGCCCACGCCGTAAAGCTCACGCAGCGCCGGGTGCAAGCGTTTCGCCGGGCACACCACCCAGTGAATCCCGCCGGACCATTGAGCCGACACCGCCTGCCGCGCGACCAGGTCCTGCGGATTGGCGGTCGCCAATGTAAGCACCTGCGAACGGTTTTCCTCTCCCTCGCCTCCATCGTCGACCACGCCCAGCGGCAGCACTTGGAAGCGCAATGCCACTTTTGCGGGGAACAATCGCCTTACTCGCTCGGGTTCGCTGACCACCGGGTTCGCCTCAAAAGGCACCCCCAGCGAAGAGGCCAGATCGACAAGCGCTTGGTCATCCACTTCGCCGGAATCCACGTCCGCCATTGCGGGCCGCGTGCCGACATGTTCGTCACGCCACGATTGCAGCGATGCAGCACCTGCAGGCGCAACGGATTCGGGAGTGAGCGGTTGATCTGGGACCATGAAATCAGTAAGAAGTGAACAAAGCTGAGACGATGCCCAATGGTATCGTCACCGACAAGAGCGAACTGCCCTCTAATTTTTCAAAACATAAACATAGGCACCCGCGGCGCTAATCCTGCATGCAATGACATCCATTCCCCTTAAAATCGGGGGGTGACAGGCTCGGATCAACCGTCCAAGCTGCCCATCGTTGCTCATTGCCGCGCACATTTCCCAATTTTCCATGGTTCTCTCACGTCTTCCAGCCGCTCTCGCATTGGCATCCCTGCTCTGCGCCGCCGCATCGGCCGCCGACCAGCGCGACCCGGTTTTCTCTCCACCGAAAAAACCGACCCCAGCCAATTACTCCCGCCTCTGGACCAATTCTCCATTCACTACAAAGGTGGAGACCGTCCAGGAACAGGGCCCCGGCTTTGCGGATAAACTCCGCCTTGAAGGCGTCATGACGCTCGACGGCAAGGACGTCGCCTGCCTCACCAACACGGAAACCGAGGATGTGCTCTATCTGAGCCAGGATCAGCCCGCCAATGGCATCAGCCTGGTTTCGATCCAAAACCGCAACCAACTCGACCAAATGCGCGTCGTGCTCGCCTCCGGCGGACAACGCGCCACCGTCAGCTTCGACGACGCCCAAATCGTCGTCGCACCGGCCGCCGGCTCGAAAAAG from Sulfuriroseicoccus oceanibius includes:
- a CDS encoding type II secretion system F family protein is translated as MPTFTYEAVARSGAASRGTLDAPSRAAAVRQLTQQGLTAKRVKETAGGAKPAKAAKPAKKAKPARGNSAAKPSAAAEPVAVTADGPLELKIDQLIVFTEDLADFLVAGLTLEQALSSMEKQHASTSLGGVCKIIREAITEGTSFGHALTLASPSFDELYCSLATAGEASGALAPILTRQAEYLTTMRDMKRKVTSALIYPAFLVFAGILVAGLMIFYLLPEISSLIEDSEKPPPFATRMLMGFSDFCVQNWMWMAGAGALVIAAVVYFFRAPGLKDQRDEVYLKTPLISKLLWAEFNLLFTETIANLIGNGLPLLRATELTRNATTNVYFRGQLDEVIEYLADGAALSSAMRAVGGFSPALIDVAAVGERTGSLEKALRNAARRLRRDLEVLLERITSLIQPVIITAMALLVGSVVYMMITAIFDVVTAVTTG
- a CDS encoding GspE/PulE family protein; this encodes MVPDQPLTPESVAPAGAASLQSWRDEHVGTRPAMADVDSGEVDDQALVDLASSLGVPFEANPVVSEPERVRRLFPAKVALRFQVLPLGVVDDGGEGEENRSQVLTLATANPQDLVARQAVSAQWSGGIHWVVCPAKRLHPALRELYGVGADTFEQILEGRDVSSMDLEMRDDASRIDAEEDEQASIIKFVNQIIREALEQRATDIHVEPLRSNLRIRYRIDGRLIEVAVPEQIKSLQSAVIARLKIMARLDIAERRLPQDGRIHLELAGNSIDVRVATIPTVEGESVSLRLLNTERFSLTKLQMAPELEKTMRGLLTYSNGIVLVTGPTGSGKSTTLYSFLSELNNTDRRIVTIEDPVENKLEGVMQMAVKPEINFTFATGLRSILRADPNIVMVGEIRDLETAEIAIRASLTGHLVFSTLHTNDAIGGVSRLVDMGVEPFLLSASVRAFLAQRLVRRLCPKCKAHHTQSSHELPRAKGIPRAVIDGAHVAVGCEHCRGTGYYGRLAIFEVVVLSQAIQDLLIQGKGYAEIDAQARAEGFVPMREYGWQKVIDGETTIEEVMSATTTDMS